In Ictalurus furcatus strain D&B chromosome 23, Billie_1.0, whole genome shotgun sequence, a single window of DNA contains:
- the LOC128599589 gene encoding dendritic cell-specific transmembrane protein — protein sequence MNLLKLKASLKTTSSRICSLYTTKSEMSWSEKFILLISCLMTSFILAFFCLLGLRFPLNFGTEVSIATTSAFWLCVTLAMWFSPNVRCFGILFLMSISLKQGKKQLLTAGTTVVIFLNIRNTLMNMKGLGKSLVCNLEEKLISIDLAPLSNYIRMIKWVASELKKGLINFLGGNYHTDFKLKPIVHSGELTKKISEAQRTMNNTAESVLVVIDGISSIGKQISPVLGVAILVIATALYLRRFRLNRKQKNVFITKKFLKYDESQRLQGKPSVLPLTKKESKRYIIVPSAHLTKKDVKTMLKFSMSIVTHSMAWLFFVGLDALVYWIISVLSKRLEELKPLHVPVLLKVEEGIFFIGINVERDRKVYDFSYDVPVFEKKCLPAPELWLYKSVLPLSVIFGLLVLLVVVSSKLSQLRLIVSEQFYSEDAEKRIAELHAKILKRRSKWTAKDAKRTLKSFATQLHFWFPIIFRYQNNNLENGL from the exons ATGAACTTATTAAAGTTGAAAGCGAGCCTGAAGACGACTTCATCCCGGATTTGTTCGCTCTACACAACAAAGAGCGAAATGAGCTGGAGTGAGAAGTTCATTCTGCTTATCTCATGCCTCATGACCAGTTtcattttggcttttttttgccTCCTTGGTCTCCGCTTCCCTTTAAATTTTGGCACTGAGGTCTCCATTGCTACTACATCAGCGTTTTGGCTTTGTGTTACACTAGCTATGTGGTTTTCACCAAATGTTCGCTGTTTCGGAATTCTGTTCCTGATGTCCATCAGCTTGAAACAAGGCAAGAAACAGCTCCTTACAGCTGGAACAACAGTGGTGATCTTCTTGAACATCCGGAACACTCTGATGAACATGAAGGGACTTGGAAAGAGTTTAGTCTGCAATTTGGAGGAAAAGCTTATTTCCATTGACCTAGCACCTCTCAGCAACTATATCCGCATGATAAAATGGGTGGCTTCCGAGCTTAAAAAAGGCCTGATCAATTTTTTGGGCGGGAATTATCACACTGACTTCAAACTGAAGCCGATTGTGCATTCAGGAGAGTTAACGAAGAAAATATCCGAAGCCCAGAGGACCATGAATAACACTGCTGAGAGTGTGTTGGTTGTCATTGACGGAATTTCATCCATAGGAAAGCAAATATCTCCGGTTTTAGGAGTCGCGATCCTCGTTATTGCCACGGCCCTCTACCTGAGGAGGTTTCGTTTGAACAGAAAGCAGAAAAATGTgttcattacaaaaaaattctTGAAGTATGATGAAAGCCAACGATTACAGGGAAAGCCCTCAGTTCTCCCTCTGACTAAGAAGGAATCGAAACGTTACATTATTGTTCCCTCTGCCCATTTAACCAAAAAAGATGTGAAAACCATGCTTAAATTCAGCATGTCGATTGTAACTCATAGTATGGCCTGGCTCTTCTTCGTTGGACTCGATGCTCTTGTTTATTGGATTATCTCTGTTTTGAGCAAGCGATTAGAAGAACTGAAGCCACTCCATGTTCCTGTGTTACTGAAAGTGGAG GAAGGAATCTTCTTTATCGGCATCAACGTTGAACGTGATCGAAAAGTCTATGACTTTTCCTACGATGTGCCCGTTTTTGAAAAGAAGTGCTTGCCAGCTCCAGAACTATGGCTCTACAAATCAGTCCTCCCTCTGTCGGTCATCTTCGGCTTGCTGGTTCTTCTGGTCGTGGTGTCTTCAAAGCTCAGTCAGTTGAGGCTCATCGTGTCTGAGCAGTTCTACTCAGAAGACGCAGAGAAGCGGATTGCAGAGCTGCATGCCAAGATCCTGAAACGAAGATCGAAATGGACAGCAAAGGATGCCAAAAGAACCCTGAAATCATTTGCCACACAG ctCCACTTTTGGTTCCCCATCATTTTCCGTTATCAAAACAACAACCTTGAGAATGGATTATAA